From the Streptomyces sp. NBC_00390 genome, the window AGCGCGGTGAAGAGATTGTCGTAGCCGAGGATCGACACCGAACCGGTGCCGTGCGCCCCCGAGGTCAGGATGTAGATGTTGTCGAAGACCCGGAAGGCGTCCAGGGTGCGGAAGAGTAGCGCCACGAGGATGGCGGGTTTCATCAGCGGAACCGTCACCAGGGTGAACCGCTGCCAGGCGGTGGCGCCGTCCACCTGCGCGGCACGCAGGGTCTCCTCCGGCACCAGGGCGAGCCCCGCAAGCAGCAGCAGGGCCATGAACGGGGTGGTCTTCCACACCTCGGCCAGGATGATCAGTCCGATCGCGGGCCACTGCTCGGTCAGCGGGGCGTCGCCCGCCGGCAGCAGTGCGGCGAGGTAGCCGGTGCCGGGCGTCCAGGCGTACTGCCAGGAGAAGGCGGCGACCACGGTGACGATGCCGTACGGGATCAGGATCGCTGTGCGCACGGTCCCGCGCGCGAAGATCGTACGGTGCATGACGAGGGCGAGCACGAAGCCGAGGACGAGCTCCACCGCCACGGAGACGAACGTGATGACCAGCGTCACCCAGAACGCCTGCCACCAGAACTCGGAGGAGAGCACCGCACCGTAATTGCTCAGCCCCACGAAGCGCGCCTGGTTCGGGAAGCGCAGGTCGTAGCGCTGCAACGAGAGATAGACGGCGTAGCCGACGGGGTAGGCCGTGACCGCCAGCATGACGATGACAGCGGGGGCGCAGAGCAGCCGGCCCAGCCGCCGTTCCTGCCGCGCGCCCTCGGACAGCGCCATGGCCTTGCCCGGCGCCGGGGCCGGCCCGGCGGCGTGCGCGGGCGCCGGTCGGTTCACGGGATCAGTCCCTTGGACTCGAGGGCGTCCTGGATCTGGCTGCCGATGCGCTCCACGTCGCTGCGCGGCTCGATGCCGGACGGCGGCGAGAGCGTGTGCGAGATCGCGATGGACACGTTCTGGTAGGCGGGGGTCTTGGGCCTGATGCTGGCGCTCTCGAGCGCCGCCAGCACCTGCGCGGCGAACGGATAGTCCTTGACCAGCGCCGGGTCGGAATACAGCGAACGCAGCGTGGGCGGCAGACCGCCCTGAAGTGCCGCCGTCATCTGGTTCTGCCGGTTGCGCAGGCACAGTGCGGCCTCGAAGGCCAGGCCGGCGTGGCGTGAGTAGGCCCCGACGGCGAGGTCGATGCCGCCGATCGTGGGCTTCGCGGGTCGCCCCGCCTGCACGCGGGGGTAGGACGCCCAGCGGAAGTTCTTGAACAGCTTCGGGTTGTTGGCCTTCATCGACGGATAGACGAACGGGTAGTTGACCTCGAAGGCGGCGGTTCCCGACTCCATGGCCAGCCGGTTCTGGTCCTCCATCTGGTTGGACAGGGACGGGTCGGCAGCCGGTGAGGTGGCAAGGTCGCGCATGACGGTGGCAGCCCGGACGGCGGGCGGGCCGAGCGAAGGAGCGGTCGCGCGGGCATTGAGGATCGAACCCCCGGCGCTCTCGACGAGCGAGTTGAACCAGACCGTCAGCCCTTCGTACTGGGCCCCCTGGATCTCCACGTAGTGCGGCTTGCCCCGCTCGGCGAGAGCACGTGCCATGTCCAGCATCTCGGCCCAGGTCGTGGGCGGCGTGGGGACGATGTCGTCGCGGTACCAGAGCAGTTGGGTGTTCGTGTTGTAAGGAACCGCGTAGAGCCTGCCCTTCCACGTCGCCGTCTCGAGAGGCACTTCGAGAGTGTCCTGGCGGGCACGCCGGAGGTTCGCGCCGCTCCAGGGCAGAATCCACTTCGCCTCGGCGAACTCGGCGGGCCAGGTGACATCGAGCCCGAGGATGTCGACGGTGCTGTCCCGGGCGGCGAGCCGCCGCACGAGTTGCTGGCGCTGGCCGTCCGCCGTACGCGGAAGCTTGTTGTACGCGACCCGGTACCGCCCGCCCGAAGCCTTCGTGCAGTTGTCTGCCGCAGTCGCAAGGGCCCCGGAGTCGTCGGGGAAGTTGTACCAGTTCAAGGTGACCGGTCCGGTGCCGGTGGGGGAGTCGCAGGCGCTCGCGAGCACCGCGAGCAGCGGGAGTGCCGCAAGAGACCGCAGAAGGCGTACGGCGCTGTGCCGCGGTGTGTTCGTGCCGTGGATCCGGTGAGGGCGGAGAATCCTCTGCACGCTCTCCACGCGGCTTCACGCCCCTTTGATCCGGCAGCTTCGAGTGGGCGTCGAGCACCCGATCCCGCCGACGGTATGTGCGTCGATGCCACTGATCCCAGCTGGAGAAACGTGTCGTGGCAGGGTGCACCCGGATGGCGGCACGGTCGCCGCGATCCGTGCCGGACACAGGGTGAACGGAATGAGTGATGAGTCTGTGGTCCTGCGCCCCGTGGCAGAGGACGATCTTCCGCTGCTCGAGCAGTTCCTGACAGATCCGCAGGCGACCGGGCCGTTCCAATGGCTGGGATGGTCGGATCCGGGGCGCTGGCGGCGCCGCTGGACGCAGGACGGCCTGCTCGGCGATGACGGCGGACAGCTGATGGTGGTGACCGGCGCCGAGCGGCTGGGCTTCGTGGCCTGGCGGAAGGTCGCGACCTCTCGGGCCTCGTACTGCTGGAACATCGGAGCGCAGCTGGTGCCGGAGGGCCGAGGCAGGGGTGTCGGCACGCAGGCC encodes:
- a CDS encoding GNAT family N-acetyltransferase — translated: MSDESVVLRPVAEDDLPLLEQFLTDPQATGPFQWLGWSDPGRWRRRWTQDGLLGDDGGQLMVVTGAERLGFVAWRKVATSRASYCWNIGAQLVPEGRGRGVGTQAQRLLVRYLFGHTPVVRLEADTEAENIAEQRALEKSGFTREGVLRSLVFRDGQWRDVVRYSVLRDETVPAGAPGQPGTGGGHLA
- a CDS encoding carbohydrate ABC transporter permease, with amino-acid sequence MALSEGARQERRLGRLLCAPAVIVMLAVTAYPVGYAVYLSLQRYDLRFPNQARFVGLSNYGAVLSSEFWWQAFWVTLVITFVSVAVELVLGFVLALVMHRTIFARGTVRTAILIPYGIVTVVAAFSWQYAWTPGTGYLAALLPAGDAPLTEQWPAIGLIILAEVWKTTPFMALLLLAGLALVPEETLRAAQVDGATAWQRFTLVTVPLMKPAILVALLFRTLDAFRVFDNIYILTSGAHGTGSVSILGYDNLFTALNLGIGSAVSVLIFLCVALIAFVFIRLFGAAAPGAGEVGR
- a CDS encoding ABC transporter substrate-binding protein; this encodes MQRILRPHRIHGTNTPRHSAVRLLRSLAALPLLAVLASACDSPTGTGPVTLNWYNFPDDSGALATAADNCTKASGGRYRVAYNKLPRTADGQRQQLVRRLAARDSTVDILGLDVTWPAEFAEAKWILPWSGANLRRARQDTLEVPLETATWKGRLYAVPYNTNTQLLWYRDDIVPTPPTTWAEMLDMARALAERGKPHYVEIQGAQYEGLTVWFNSLVESAGGSILNARATAPSLGPPAVRAATVMRDLATSPAADPSLSNQMEDQNRLAMESGTAAFEVNYPFVYPSMKANNPKLFKNFRWASYPRVQAGRPAKPTIGGIDLAVGAYSRHAGLAFEAALCLRNRQNQMTAALQGGLPPTLRSLYSDPALVKDYPFAAQVLAALESASIRPKTPAYQNVSIAISHTLSPPSGIEPRSDVERIGSQIQDALESKGLIP